The following proteins come from a genomic window of Triticum aestivum cultivar Chinese Spring chromosome 6A, IWGSC CS RefSeq v2.1, whole genome shotgun sequence:
- the LOC123128433 gene encoding universal stress protein PHOS34: MATANLSSVVVAVDGSEESMKALRWALDSLRLCPDGALVVLHVQPPPGIAAGLNPGPIPFGGPSVAEVPAFTQAIESHQRRITDAILEHALKICSDKNVEVKTQVVVGDPKEKICEVAAELKADLLVMGCRAFGPVKRMFLGSVSNYCINSVGCPVVVIKGT, encoded by the exons ATGGCCACCGCCAACCTGTCCAGCGTGGTGGTGGCGGTCGACGGCAGCGAGGAGAGCATGAAGGCGCTGCGCTGGGCGCTCGACAGCCTGCGCCTCTGCCCCGACGGCGCGCTCGTCGTGCTccacgtccagccgccgcccggcATCGCCGCCGGCCTCAACCCCGGCCCCATCCCCTTCGGCGGCCCCA GTGTGGCGGAGGTGCCGGCGTTCACGCAGGCCATCGAGTCGCACCAGCGGCGAATCACGGATGCCATCCTGGAGCACGCGCTCAAGATTTGCTCCGATAAGAat GTGGAGGTGAAgacgcaggtggtggtgggggatcCCAAGGAGAAGATCTGCGAGGTGGCGGCCGAACTCAAGGCCGATCTGCTCGTCATGGGGTGCCGTGCTTTTGGCCCTGTCAAGAG GATGTTCCTGGGTAGTGTGAGCAACTACTGCATCAACAGCGTCGGCTGCCCCGTCGTGGTGATCAAGGGCACCTGA
- the LOC123128432 gene encoding peptidyl-prolyl cis-trans isomerase FKBP12 isoform X1, translated as MGAELLLLGGKVSAGGAAGSGAVAASSAGAGRCVAGGRRLAPVQPAALQWRHSSRTSTDQKPPLQRCAAAELWRGDAEDGKMGFEKEILKAGTGPKPVKGQKVTVHCTGYGKDGDLSKKFWSTKDPGQQPFSFNIGLGSVIKGWDEGVMGMQLGEVARLTCTPDYAYGEGGFPAWGIQPNSVLIFEIEVLSAK; from the exons ATGGGGGCagagctgctgctgctcggcgggaAGGTGTCCGCCGGCGGCGCAGCAGGATCTGGCGCCGTCGCTGCGTCCTCGGCGGGAGCCGGACGGTGCGTGGCCGGCGGGCGGCGACTCGCGCCGGTGCAGCCGGCGGCGCTGCAATGGCGGCATAGTA GCCGCACCAGCACAGATCAGAAGCCACCACTGCAACGCTGCGCCGCCGCCGAACTGTGGAGAGGAGACGCGGAGGACGGGAAGATGGGATTCGAGAAGGAGATCCTGAAAGCCGGCACCGGCCCCAAGCCCGTCAAGGGCCAGAAGGTCACCGTCCACTGCACCGGCTACG GGAAGGATGGTGATCTGTCTAAGAAGTTTTGGAG TACCAAGGACCCTGGGCAGCAGCCATTCTCTTTCAACATTGGTCTGGGTTCAGTGATCAAAG GATGGGATGAGGGAGTTATGGGCATGCAATTGGGTGAAGTCGCCCGTCTTACG TGCACCCCAGACTACGCTTACGGTGAAGGTGGCTTTCCAGCCTGGGGAATTCAACCAAACTCCGTGCTGATATTCGAGATCGAAGTTCTTAGCGCCAAGTGA
- the LOC123128432 gene encoding peptidyl-prolyl cis-trans isomerase FKBP12 isoform X2, with protein sequence MGAELLLLGGKVSAGGAAGSGAVAASSAGAGRCVAGGRRLAPVQPAALQWRHSNQKPPLQRCAAAELWRGDAEDGKMGFEKEILKAGTGPKPVKGQKVTVHCTGYGKDGDLSKKFWSTKDPGQQPFSFNIGLGSVIKGWDEGVMGMQLGEVARLTCTPDYAYGEGGFPAWGIQPNSVLIFEIEVLSAK encoded by the exons ATGGGGGCagagctgctgctgctcggcgggaAGGTGTCCGCCGGCGGCGCAGCAGGATCTGGCGCCGTCGCTGCGTCCTCGGCGGGAGCCGGACGGTGCGTGGCCGGCGGGCGGCGACTCGCGCCGGTGCAGCCGGCGGCGCTGCAATGGCGGCATAGTA ATCAGAAGCCACCACTGCAACGCTGCGCCGCCGCCGAACTGTGGAGAGGAGACGCGGAGGACGGGAAGATGGGATTCGAGAAGGAGATCCTGAAAGCCGGCACCGGCCCCAAGCCCGTCAAGGGCCAGAAGGTCACCGTCCACTGCACCGGCTACG GGAAGGATGGTGATCTGTCTAAGAAGTTTTGGAG TACCAAGGACCCTGGGCAGCAGCCATTCTCTTTCAACATTGGTCTGGGTTCAGTGATCAAAG GATGGGATGAGGGAGTTATGGGCATGCAATTGGGTGAAGTCGCCCGTCTTACG TGCACCCCAGACTACGCTTACGGTGAAGGTGGCTTTCCAGCCTGGGGAATTCAACCAAACTCCGTGCTGATATTCGAGATCGAAGTTCTTAGCGCCAAGTGA